In Clostridium sp. SY8519, one genomic interval encodes:
- a CDS encoding glycosyltransferase family 2 protein has translation MKTLSIVVPCYNSAAYMRTCIDSLLTGGTDMQILIVDDGSDRDRTGEIADEYARNYPGICRAIHQENRGHGGAINAGLAAAEGMFFKVVDSDDWLEPEALRSMLSVLNRMMRRQDCADVVFSNYIYDNRERKHTKTMQYRKYFPQHRMFGWEETRPLGLSTYVLMHALIYRTALLREEIGLHLPEHTYYEDNIYSFVPMARAQRLYYVDVDLYHYMLGRPDQSVSTEMMLRRVRQQYRINRLMIKAAEDMKSLTGRQAGFLTHQMALIFMVTTVLCLQTRHRDQPAKLWKLLQASNPGLYTMVAHSAMGRAARIPGPVGHGIILLGNYVGQKIIGFR, from the coding sequence ATGAAGACATTAAGTATCGTCGTGCCGTGCTATAATTCCGCGGCTTATATGAGAACCTGTATCGATTCTCTGCTGACCGGAGGAACCGACATGCAGATCCTGATTGTGGATGACGGATCCGACAGGGATCGGACAGGAGAAATCGCGGATGAATATGCCAGGAACTATCCGGGCATCTGCCGGGCGATTCACCAGGAAAACCGGGGACACGGCGGTGCGATTAATGCCGGACTGGCGGCTGCTGAGGGGATGTTTTTCAAAGTGGTGGACAGCGATGACTGGCTGGAGCCGGAGGCGCTGCGCAGCATGCTTTCTGTATTGAACCGGATGATGCGCCGCCAGGACTGTGCGGATGTGGTGTTCAGCAATTATATCTATGACAACAGAGAGCGGAAGCATACGAAAACCATGCAGTACCGGAAATATTTTCCGCAGCACCGCATGTTTGGCTGGGAAGAGACCCGGCCGCTGGGGCTTTCCACTTATGTCCTGATGCATGCGCTGATTTACCGCACGGCGCTGCTGCGGGAAGAAATCGGACTGCATCTGCCGGAGCATACCTATTATGAGGATAATATCTATTCCTTTGTGCCGATGGCGCGGGCGCAGCGGCTGTATTATGTTGACGTGGATCTGTACCATTATATGCTGGGGCGGCCGGATCAGTCCGTCAGCACAGAGATGATGCTCAGGCGTGTCAGACAGCAGTACCGGATCAATCGTCTGATGATCAAAGCAGCAGAAGACATGAAATCGCTCACCGGCCGGCAGGCAGGATTTTTGACCCATCAGATGGCCCTGATTTTTATGGTAACCACCGTATTGTGTCTCCAGACCCGCCACAGGGACCAGCCGGCGAAGCTGTGGAAACTGCTGCAGGCTTCCAATCCCGGCCTGTATACGATGGTGGCACACAGTGCCATGGGACGCGCGGCCCGGATCCCGGGGCCGGTGGGGCACGGAATCATTCTTCTGGGAAATTATGTCGGCCAGAAAATAATCGGATTTCGCTGA
- a CDS encoding LysR family transcriptional regulator → MNMEQLTYFSAVVEEGTISGAARRLHMSQPPLSMQIRKLEQEYGVLLFERGARQIRLTEAGKLLYDYAQRILDLKDSAEEDLKSLHAGKGGSLKLGIISSGTCEELFAGIRAFRRDHAQVRFKLFDSNTFLLLDALERQRIELALIRTPFLSRGLDILRIRSDSFAAAGTEQYFRHLPADQPVTLKDLNHLPLIVYRRWEKQIRQTMEAEQLCPDYSCINDDARTSIQWAAAGLGVALVPTSVLPLAPQLSWRLLAEESLTSDLCLVRRSGQHPSDNAQAFFRTFAALYGH, encoded by the coding sequence ATGAATATGGAACAACTGACTTATTTTTCTGCCGTAGTAGAAGAAGGCACCATTTCCGGTGCCGCGAGACGTCTGCATATGTCACAGCCGCCGCTGTCGATGCAGATCAGAAAATTAGAACAGGAATACGGGGTACTCCTGTTTGAACGAGGGGCCCGCCAGATCCGCCTGACGGAAGCCGGGAAACTGCTCTACGATTACGCCCAGAGAATCCTGGATCTGAAAGATTCCGCTGAAGAAGATCTGAAAAGCCTGCATGCGGGAAAGGGAGGCAGCCTGAAACTGGGCATCATTTCCTCCGGAACCTGTGAGGAACTGTTTGCCGGTATCCGCGCCTTTCGCCGGGATCACGCGCAAGTGCGGTTCAAACTCTTTGACAGCAACACTTTCCTGCTGCTGGATGCCCTGGAACGGCAGCGGATCGAACTGGCGCTGATACGCACCCCTTTCCTGTCCCGGGGACTGGATATCCTGCGTATCCGCAGTGATTCCTTCGCTGCTGCGGGCACAGAACAATATTTCCGTCATCTGCCCGCCGATCAGCCCGTTACGCTGAAAGACTTAAACCACCTGCCGCTGATCGTCTACCGCCGCTGGGAAAAACAGATCCGGCAGACCATGGAAGCGGAACAGCTCTGTCCGGATTACTCCTGCATCAACGATGATGCCCGTACCAGCATCCAGTGGGCGGCTGCCGGCCTGGGCGTCGCGCTGGTCCCCACCTCCGTACTGCCGCTGGCCCCCCAGCTGTCCTGGCGTCTTCTGGCAGAAGAGAGCCTGACCAGCGATCTCTGCCTGGTACGCCGCAGCGGGCAGCATCCGTCGGACAATGCCCAGGCCTTTTTCCGCACCTTTGCTGCGCTGTACGGACACTGA